A segment of the Halostagnicola kamekurae genome:
AGGTCTCATTCGACGAACTGCTCGAGCGCTCTGATATTGTGTCGGTTCATACGCCGCTGACCGACGAAACGCGGGAAATGTTTGACACTGAAGCGTTCACTGCGATGGATGAGGACGCGATCATTGTGAATACCTCCCGCGGTTCGACAATTGATGTCGATGCACTCCACGAAGCGCTTGTCAATAGCGAGCTTCGGGGCGCCGGCATCGACGTAATGCCCGATGAACCGCCGGAACACCATCCGCTCTTCGAACTTGATGAGACAGTGATGACACCCCATGTTGCTTGGTATTCAGAGGAATCAATCGGCGATATGCGAGGCACCGTTGCGGAAGACGTCTACCGTGTGCTTGAGGGTGAGACACCGATAAACCCAGTCAACGAAGAGGTCCTCAATTGACATCCTTCTCGCCTGCACCCACGGGCCGTGCCATCAATCCACCTTGATCACGAGTGTCGAGTAGCCGTCCGATGCAAGGTTACTTTCTGATGACGAAGACCTGGCTTGCTTACTTCATGATAGGTTATCTGACTTTCCGGTAAGTCTGAGGCCTTTTCTGTGCTTGAAGGGCGAAATCGGTGGTGAATCCCTATACATGGTGGTCCAGACTTCACCATTTAACCTCTCCCCAGATGGCCGCAAACGAGGGCAGACCAATGCACTCTTCTCCGTGGTTCTGATATCCTACCGAAAGTGCCTTTCATCCGCGGTGCTGGTAACGAGCATAACTCCCGAACCGTCGTTGATTTCATCGCAACCGAGGGGTTTGTTCTGTAGGAGATTGTTGATACTGCTCAGCTATCGCTGTAGAATCGAAGAGAGCAAGGACACCGCGTCAACGGTGTCCGTTGGGCATGATCCCGCTCGATGTGTTATTTGGACAATGCGATTGGACGTGTCTCTTAGGTTCGATCACCGTCCTCGATGATCGCTTTTTCTCTCGGTTTGAGGAGTACGTGACCGCCGATCACGCGAAACATTTCATTCTCGCGTTATGCAAAAGTTCGAAGATAACTTGATTATTGTGTTGGATGGAGCGCCGTATTTTCGAGCGTCGGCCGCCACGGACCTGGCGACCCGTGACGATCTCGAATACGTAACATTCCAGTCATATCCACCTAGCTAAATCCGGTCGAAGAGTGCTGGAGACAACTCCAAGCGGCACTCAGTAATCGCTTCTTTGACTCACCCAACGAACTCACAAGCGGTTGACCAACTCTCGATCCCAAAAGTGAACAATTATTTCTGATACTACTATAGCCGTCTGAGCGATGCCATATCGCCAGACGGCGTCCATTTCCCGGTTGATATGGCCGAATATTACAGTGAGGCCGTCTGAAACTGTCGTCACTCGGCGGCAAAACAAGGCATTCTCTATTCTGGTGCTGCTCCAACCGTTCACCAGAAATCAGCATAGCTCACAGATTGACGTTCGGGAAGTACCAATTATGCGTGCCCGAGGTACGCTGTTTGCCGTTACACAGGTCGAACGTCCAGAGTGGATCACGTCGACGTTACACACTCACTGGATGAGGTTGGTACTGTCATCAGTTGATACGCCCTCAAGGAAGGCACTGCCGTTGATATTTGTGATCGTGTACGTTTCTTTGTTAATACCGATACCGCTGGTGATATCACTGTAATCGTCGCTTCCGGTGCCTGACATCGGACTCTGCGTGCTCGGTGTGCCGTCGCAGCCTTGATCAGCTCCGAATATGCGTAGGTCGGTCAGACAATGTACGATGCACTCAAACTCGCCGGACACGACATCTGGGCCAACACGTCGCGCTCGGAATCATCAAGACCTCGTATGGTCCCCGACTTATCGGCGTACGTGGTTCGGTTCGCCGGCGGTTCCTCGAGGCGACTCATACTTCGACGACCGTGTTCACGAGTTCGCCGATCCCGTCGATTTCGATACGCACCTCGTTGTCCGGTTGGAGCGTGAACCCTTCGTCCGGAACGAGCGACGTTCCCGTGAGCAGAACGCCACTCTGCGGAACGGAATTGTGATCGCACCAGTACTCGACCAGTTCCTCGCACGAGCGGTCCATCTCGCTGGTTGAGGTCTCGCCTTCGTAGAGCGTCTCCCCGTCGCGGCTGATCTCCATCGTCATCGTCAGGTCGTGGGGGTCGCCGACGCTTTCGGCCGACGCGATGCAGGGACCGATCGCACAGCACCTATCGTACACCTTCGCCTGCGGGAGGTAGAGCGGGTTCTCGCCCTCGATCGAGCGGCTGCTCATGTCGTTGCCGACCGTGTAGCCGACGATATCACCGTCGTAGAGGACGATCCCCAGCTCCGGCTCCGGGACGTCCCACTTGGAGTCGCCGCGGATACCGACCGCTTCGTCGGGGCCGACGGTTCGACTCGGCGTCGCCTTGAAGAAGATCTCCGGCCGCTCGGCTTCGTAGACCTGCATGTACATCTCCGCCATCTCGCTTTCGGCCTCGCGAGCTTCCTCGCTGATCTCGTAGGTGACACCGGCCGCCCAGACTTCGTCAGGGACGATCGGAAGCGCGCTGTCATCTAAGGCGTCGCGGTCGACCGTCGGCGCGGTCTCTACGAGCGGTTTCGCGAGTTCGTCGACGGCCGTGTCGGCGACGTCCGCCGCGGCGGCGAGTTTGGTAAATTCGTCGAGACGAGGCTTCACCGCCGTCAGATCGTAGGAAGCATTCCCATCGTCGGCAATCAGTCTATACCCGTCTCCATCAGGAAGACGATGATATCGCATGAGCAGTTAGAGTAGCTTCTGGGTAATAAAATTCCCGTCCGTGGCAGATGTCGGCGTGGCTCTCGTCGAATCACAAAACGTTATCAGACTATTCCCGAATTACGCGCGATGCCGCTGAAAACCGCTTGAATTACGTCG
Coding sequences within it:
- a CDS encoding fumarylacetoacetate hydrolase family protein, producing the protein MRYHRLPDGDGYRLIADDGNASYDLTAVKPRLDEFTKLAAAADVADTAVDELAKPLVETAPTVDRDALDDSALPIVPDEVWAAGVTYEISEEAREAESEMAEMYMQVYEAERPEIFFKATPSRTVGPDEAVGIRGDSKWDVPEPELGIVLYDGDIVGYTVGNDMSSRSIEGENPLYLPQAKVYDRCCAIGPCIASAESVGDPHDLTMTMEISRDGETLYEGETSTSEMDRSCEELVEYWCDHNSVPQSGVLLTGTSLVPDEGFTLQPDNEVRIEIDGIGELVNTVVEV